A window from Parambassis ranga chromosome 13, fParRan2.1, whole genome shotgun sequence encodes these proteins:
- the LOC114444636 gene encoding olfactory marker protein-like, which translates to MLVLEFKEDRALTEMMRLRVSSLQRTGQKRQDGERLLLPHEAVYRLDFSVQDLNFSRWYFSLSGHGRVTITGISQHWTPDLTNLMTRQLLEPIGTFWRNAEDAEDSPLKCLEADMQEFGERIAELAKVRKVMYFLFAFKDGAEAANLSCSVEFSAEK; encoded by the coding sequence aTGATGCGTCTTCGCGTCTCCTCGTTGCAGCGGACCGGGCAGAAGCGTCAGGACGGCGAGcgtcttcttctccctcatgAAGCCGTGTATCGGCTGGACTTCTCCGTTCAGGACCTGAACTTCTCCCGCTGGTACTTCTCGCTCTCTGGCCACGGTCGCGTCACCATCACCGGCATTTCGCAGCACTGGACCCCCGACCTCACCAACCTGATGACCCGTCAGCTGCTGGAGCCCATCGGGACATTCTGGCGGAACGCGGAGGACGCGGAGGACTCGCCGCTGAAGTGTCTAGAGGCAGACATGCAGGAGTTCGGAGAGCGGATCGCTGAGCTGGCCAAGGTCAGGAAGGTCATGTACTTCCTGTTTGCCTTCAAGGATGGAGCAGAGGCGGCGAACCTGAGCTGCTCGGTGGAGTTCAGCGCAGAGAAGTGA
- the LOC114444638 gene encoding LOW QUALITY PROTEIN: olfactory marker protein-like (The sequence of the model RefSeq protein was modified relative to this genomic sequence to represent the inferred CDS: deleted 1 base in 1 codon) codes for MMRLRVSSLQRNGQKRQDGERLLLPHEAVYRLDFSVQDLNFSRWYFSLSGHGRVTITGISQHWTPDLTNLMTRQLLEPIGTFWRNAEDAEDSPLKCLEADMQEFGERIAELAKVRKVMYFLFAFKDGAEAANLSCSVEFSAEK; via the exons aTGATGCGTCTTCGCGTCTCCTCGTTGCAGCGGAAC GGGCAGAAGCGTCAGGACGGCGAGcgtcttcttctccctcatgAAGCCGTGTATCGGCTGGACTTCTCCGTTCAGGACCTGAACTTCTCCCGCTGGTACTTCTCGCTCTCTGGCCACGGTCGCGTCACCATCACCGGCATTTCGCAGCACTGGACCCCCGACCTCACCAACCTGATGACCCGTCAGCTGCTGGAGCCCATCGGGACATTCTGGCGGAACGCGGAGGACGCGGAGGACTCGCCGCTGAAGTGTCTAGAGGCAGACATGCAGGAGTTCGGAGAGCGGATCGCTGAGCTGGCCAAGGTCAGGAAGGTCATGTACTTCCTGTTTGCCTTCAAGGATGGAGCAGAGGCGGCGAACCTGAGCTGCTCGGTGGAGTTCAGCGCAGAGAAGTGA